CCCGACATCATCGGAATCAGCGCCGGGTCCAGTGCCGCAGCCGCATTCGCGATCGTCAGTCTCGGACTCGGTTCGACGCAGGTCTCGATTTTCGCCATCGTCAGCGGGTTGGCGGTGGCGCTGATGGTCTACGTGCTCTCGTTCAAGGACGGGATCGTTGGAACCCGCTTGATTCTCATCGGTATCGGCATTGCCGCGATGCTCGACAGTGTCACCGCCTACATCCTCTCCCGCGCAGGTCAATGGGATCTGCAGGAGGCGACGCGGTGGTTGACGGGCAGTCTCAACGGAACAACGTGGTCTTCCGTCGTACCCGTTCTCGTGGCCATGGCCGTCCTGACGCCGGTACTGCTGATGCAGAGCCGGAACCTTGCCGTCACACAGCTCGGTGACGATATGGCTCCTGCTCTCGGCGTGCGGGTCAGTCGAACACGGCTGATCGTCATAGTGGCGGCCGTCGGCCTCATAGCTTTTGCGACGGCGGCGACGGGACCGATTGCGTTCGTGGCCTTCCTGTCCGGTCCCATAGCCGCACGCATCGTCGGAGCAGCCGGGTCTTTGCTGGTTCCCGCTGCACTCGTCGGTGCGCTGCTTGTTCTCGTTGCCGATTTTGTCGGTCAGTACGGCCTGGGCACCCGCTATCCGGTGGGGATCGTCACCGGTGTCCTCGGTGCGCCGTACCTCATCTACCTCATCATCCGTAGCAACCGCGTCGGAGGCACACTGTGACCACCACCCATTCACTCGAGATCGAGCATCTGACCCTCGGCTACGGGGACCGAACCGTGATCGGCGACCTCGATCTGTCGGTAGCTCCGGGGAAGATCACCTCGATCGTCGGCGCGAACGCCTGCGGCAAATCGACTCTGCTGCGGTCGATGTCGCGGCTGCTGAAGCCGCAGCAAGGGCATGTCCTGCTCGACGGCCGCGACGTGCATCGACTGCCGGCGAGGGCATTGGCCCGCGTCCTCGGTCTGCTCCCACAGTCGCCGATCGCCCCAGAGGGCATCACCGTCAGCGATCTCGTCGGCCGTGGACGCCATCCACACCAGGGAATGTTCGCGCGGTGGTCCCATGACGACGACGTCGCAGTCGCCGACGCGCTCGATCTCACCCAGACCGCAGCGTTGGCCGACCGCGCCGTCGACGAGCTGTCCGGTGGTCAGCGCCAACGAGTGTGGATCGCGATGGCCCTCGCGCAACACACTGATCTACTGCTCCTCGACGAACCGACGACGTTCCTCGACGTCAGCCATCAGGTGGAAGTACTCGATCTGCTCACCGACCTCAACCGCAGACGCGGCACGACGATCGTGATGGTGCTGCACGATCTGAATTTCGCCGCCCGCTACTCGGACCACCTGATTGCGTTGGCGGACGGACACATTCACGCTTCGGGCAGTCCGGGTGAAGTATTGACAGAGGAGTGCGTGCGGACTGTATTCGGGTTGGACAACCGCATCATCGTCGACCCGACATCAGGAAAGCCGCTCATGCTTCCCCTGGGTCGGCATCATGTGGAGTCGTCCACCCAGCCCGTCAGGAGTTAGCGCAATCTTCCGCCGCACGGCGCTTCGAGAAGAACCGGATTCGTCTAGCGATCGTTTCGATCACCGGCCGGATCTCCTCGCCTACCCGCAGGCCACCACGTCAACAGGAAGAAGGATCGCGGATACCTCGACCCAAGCCTCGAGCCAGGTGTGACTTCGCTTACCCTCGAAGTCGTCACCGGACCGTGGGTACCTGCCCGTCTCACCGTTCGGGTTTTGGTATCCGTTTCGGAACCGG
This region of Rhodococcus sp. PAMC28707 genomic DNA includes:
- a CDS encoding iron chelate uptake ABC transporter family permease subunit, giving the protein MVARGRSSRSKRRRTTIAVLALFIVLAFAVTLMVGRTFYPPAEVVRVLLGQDVAGASYTVGRLRLPRAVLAITAGFCFGIAGVTFQTMLRNPLASPDIIGISAGSSAAAAFAIVSLGLGSTQVSIFAIVSGLAVALMVYVLSFKDGIVGTRLILIGIGIAAMLDSVTAYILSRAGQWDLQEATRWLTGSLNGTTWSSVVPVLVAMAVLTPVLLMQSRNLAVTQLGDDMAPALGVRVSRTRLIVIVAAVGLIAFATAATGPIAFVAFLSGPIAARIVGAAGSLLVPAALVGALLVLVADFVGQYGLGTRYPVGIVTGVLGAPYLIYLIIRSNRVGGTL
- a CDS encoding ABC transporter ATP-binding protein, producing the protein MTTTHSLEIEHLTLGYGDRTVIGDLDLSVAPGKITSIVGANACGKSTLLRSMSRLLKPQQGHVLLDGRDVHRLPARALARVLGLLPQSPIAPEGITVSDLVGRGRHPHQGMFARWSHDDDVAVADALDLTQTAALADRAVDELSGGQRQRVWIAMALAQHTDLLLLDEPTTFLDVSHQVEVLDLLTDLNRRRGTTIVMVLHDLNFAARYSDHLIALADGHIHASGSPGEVLTEECVRTVFGLDNRIIVDPTSGKPLMLPLGRHHVESSTQPVRS